A region from the Oceanidesulfovibrio marinus genome encodes:
- a CDS encoding insulinase family protein — translation MSGVHVHGFELVQEQELPELHSRVRLYRHLKTGARYLSLTNDDENKVFGVSFRTPPSDSTGVAHILEHSVLCGSRKYPVKEPFVELLKGSMKTFLNAFTFPDKTCYPVASTNLRDFYNLMDVYLDAVFFPRLTEEIFKQEGWHFEAESAEGPLSYKGVVYNEMRGAYSSPDSLLHEHSQHSIFPDMTYGLDSGGDPRVIPQLTFEQFMDFHRTYYHPSNAWFYAYGDDPEEDRLAKAAEYIEEFQAIEPGSDVPLQAKFSAPKEITEYYAASEDSESKAMVTVNWLLPETFPEGEKAGEVNLSFNMLEHLLIGLPASPLRKALIESGLGDDVAGVGLEADLRQMYFSTGLKGVKPEDGDAVQAVIEGVFKDIVENGAPRNAVEAAFNSVEFELREQNTGSFPRGLYIMVRTLSGWLYDKDPVEAMAFEDDLASLRRRIDSGERVFEDLIRTHFLENPHRTRVTLLPDATLGEKLQTEDAGKLEVIRQSVGAEGMERIVEEAKELERLQGTPDSAKDLATIPRLQLEDLDKENRTIPVTEKSHAGAKILEHALDARGIVYLDLGFDMLSIPDEYAPFIPLYGRALLEMGTQRRDFVDLGMQIASRTGGIDPGFFTATIRGTGRPTAWFLLRGKATRDKGHYLADILGEVLTEPNFDNQSRFKQIVLEEKARLEHRLVPAGHMMVANRLMARFSQAGQLDERMSGVSQLFFLRELAQKVDNAWDEVRCSLETIHASLVRRTNCLANVTAEEAGLAAFELPLTSMLDALSDEKMAVEETLPEWLHAFAANELVVPDTEGLSIPAQVNYVGKALDLAALGYTFHGSASVAAKYLRNGFLWDRIRVQGGAYGAFTMLDRMRGVLAFCSYRDPNLERTLEVYDESAKHLAELEMDEDARSKAIIGSISDLDAYMLPDAKGYASMARYLTADTDALRQRMREEILATTVEDMRRFGQVVNQGMAQAKITVLGDKNAIDDYCMRQGAQATKLL, via the coding sequence ATGTCCGGTGTCCACGTCCACGGTTTCGAACTCGTCCAGGAGCAGGAGCTGCCCGAGCTGCACTCTCGCGTCCGACTGTACCGCCATCTAAAGACCGGCGCCCGTTACCTCTCGCTGACCAACGACGACGAGAACAAGGTCTTCGGCGTCAGCTTCCGCACGCCGCCGTCGGACTCCACGGGCGTGGCTCACATCCTGGAGCACTCGGTGCTGTGCGGTTCGCGCAAGTACCCGGTCAAGGAGCCGTTCGTGGAGCTGCTCAAGGGCTCGATGAAGACATTCCTCAACGCCTTCACCTTTCCGGACAAGACCTGCTACCCCGTAGCCTCCACTAACCTGCGCGACTTCTACAACCTCATGGACGTCTACCTGGACGCCGTGTTCTTCCCCAGGCTGACGGAGGAGATCTTCAAGCAGGAGGGCTGGCACTTCGAGGCCGAGTCGGCAGAGGGGCCGCTTTCCTACAAGGGCGTGGTCTACAACGAAATGCGCGGGGCGTACTCCTCTCCCGACAGCCTGCTGCACGAGCACTCGCAGCACTCCATCTTTCCGGACATGACCTACGGGCTGGACTCCGGCGGCGATCCGCGCGTCATCCCACAGCTCACTTTCGAGCAGTTCATGGACTTCCACCGCACGTACTACCACCCCTCCAACGCGTGGTTCTACGCCTACGGCGACGATCCGGAGGAGGATCGCCTGGCCAAGGCGGCCGAGTACATCGAGGAGTTCCAGGCCATCGAGCCGGGCTCCGACGTGCCGCTGCAAGCGAAGTTCAGCGCGCCCAAGGAGATTACAGAGTACTACGCCGCGTCCGAGGACTCCGAATCCAAGGCCATGGTCACGGTCAACTGGCTGCTGCCCGAGACCTTCCCAGAGGGCGAGAAGGCCGGCGAGGTGAACCTGTCTTTCAACATGCTGGAGCACCTGCTCATCGGTCTGCCGGCTTCGCCCCTGCGCAAGGCGCTCATCGAGTCCGGCCTGGGCGACGACGTGGCCGGCGTGGGCCTGGAGGCCGACCTTCGGCAGATGTACTTCTCCACCGGCCTCAAGGGCGTGAAACCCGAGGACGGGGATGCGGTGCAGGCCGTCATCGAAGGCGTGTTCAAGGACATCGTGGAGAACGGCGCGCCCAGGAACGCCGTGGAGGCGGCCTTCAACTCCGTGGAGTTCGAGCTGCGCGAGCAGAACACCGGCAGCTTCCCCCGCGGGCTGTACATCATGGTGCGTACGCTTTCCGGTTGGCTGTACGACAAGGACCCGGTTGAGGCCATGGCCTTTGAGGACGACCTGGCCTCGCTCAGGAGGCGCATCGACAGCGGCGAGCGCGTGTTCGAGGACCTCATCCGCACGCACTTCCTGGAGAACCCCCACCGCACACGCGTTACGCTGCTGCCGGACGCCACCTTGGGTGAAAAACTCCAGACCGAGGATGCCGGCAAGCTGGAGGTCATACGGCAGAGCGTGGGCGCAGAGGGCATGGAGCGCATTGTAGAAGAAGCCAAGGAGCTGGAGCGGCTGCAGGGCACGCCGGACTCGGCCAAGGATCTGGCCACCATCCCTCGGCTGCAGCTTGAGGATCTGGACAAGGAAAATCGCACCATCCCCGTGACCGAGAAGTCCCACGCCGGCGCCAAAATTCTGGAGCACGCTCTGGATGCGCGCGGCATCGTCTATCTCGATCTGGGCTTCGATATGCTCTCCATCCCGGACGAGTACGCGCCGTTCATTCCGTTGTATGGCCGGGCTCTGCTGGAGATGGGCACGCAGCGCCGCGACTTCGTGGACCTGGGCATGCAGATCGCCTCGCGCACCGGCGGCATCGATCCCGGATTCTTCACCGCCACCATCCGCGGCACCGGCCGCCCCACGGCGTGGTTCCTGCTGCGCGGCAAGGCCACCCGGGACAAGGGCCACTACCTGGCCGACATCCTGGGTGAGGTGCTGACCGAGCCCAACTTCGACAACCAGAGCCGCTTCAAGCAGATTGTGCTGGAGGAAAAGGCGCGGCTGGAGCATCGCCTGGTGCCTGCCGGCCACATGATGGTGGCCAATCGGCTGATGGCGCGATTCAGCCAGGCCGGGCAGCTGGATGAGCGCATGTCCGGCGTGAGCCAGCTCTTCTTCCTGCGCGAGCTTGCGCAGAAGGTGGACAACGCCTGGGACGAGGTGCGCTGCAGTCTGGAGACCATCCACGCCAGCCTGGTGCGCCGCACCAACTGCCTGGCCAACGTCACGGCCGAGGAGGCAGGCCTGGCGGCCTTCGAGCTGCCGCTTACCTCCATGCTGGACGCCTTGTCCGACGAGAAGATGGCTGTCGAAGAAACGCTGCCGGAGTGGCTGCACGCCTTTGCCGCCAACGAGCTCGTGGTGCCGGATACTGAAGGGCTCTCCATTCCCGCGCAGGTGAACTACGTGGGCAAGGCCCTGGACCTGGCCGCCCTGGGCTACACCTTTCACGGCTCTGCCAGCGTGGCCGCCAAGTACCTGCGCAACGGCTTCCTCTGGGACCGTATCCGCGTGCAGGGCGGGGCGTACGGCGCGTTCACCATGCTGGATCGCATGCGCGGCGTGCTGGCGTTCTGCTCCTATCGCGACCCCAACCTGGAAAGGACGCTGGAGGTCTACGACGAGTCGGCGAAGCATCTGGCCGAGCTGGAGATGGACGAGGACGCGCGCTCCAAGGCGATTATCGGCTCCATCAGCGACCTCGACGCCTACATGTTGCCGGACGCCAAGGGCTACGCCTCCATGGCGCGGTACCTCACTGCCGATACCGATGCCC
- a CDS encoding SDR family NAD(P)-dependent oxidoreductase: MSVPSNKTVILTGASRGIGRAVAHALSQRGVRLVLNARGEDRLRETAEGCTGADARIVAGNAASASIAQKLVDEARDMGSFAGFIHAAGVLHPGPLLNEIEEHAFREVLDASLTAAYQLVRFAVPVLEGTAHYGAERGIAVFFGSGAAEIAQPGIAAYCIAKAAEEHLMRQLAAESDGVYTFAYRPGVVETRMQQQARSAEGGAADTLRKTFQSWKDEGRLIEPEESAQGLLKFIEQADRLHGRSIRIGEAV, encoded by the coding sequence ATGAGTGTACCATCGAATAAAACCGTGATCCTCACAGGCGCATCGCGTGGCATCGGCCGCGCCGTGGCGCATGCTCTGTCCCAGCGTGGGGTGCGCCTGGTCCTCAACGCTCGCGGGGAAGACAGGCTGCGCGAAACGGCCGAGGGCTGCACCGGGGCGGATGCGCGCATCGTGGCGGGCAACGCCGCCTCGGCCTCCATAGCCCAGAAGCTAGTGGACGAGGCGCGGGACATGGGCAGCTTCGCCGGCTTTATCCACGCCGCCGGCGTGCTCCACCCCGGCCCCCTGCTCAACGAGATCGAGGAGCACGCCTTCCGCGAGGTGCTGGACGCCAGCCTGACCGCCGCCTACCAGCTTGTCCGCTTTGCCGTGCCCGTGCTGGAAGGCACAGCCCACTACGGGGCCGAACGCGGCATCGCCGTGTTCTTCGGCTCCGGCGCGGCAGAGATCGCCCAGCCCGGCATCGCCGCCTACTGCATCGCCAAAGCAGCGGAGGAGCACCTCATGCGTCAGCTCGCGGCGGAAAGCGACGGCGTCTACACCTTTGCCTACAGGCCCGGCGTGGTGGAAACACGCATGCAGCAACAGGCGCGGAGCGCCGAGGGCGGGGCCGCGGACACCTTGCGCAAGACCTTCCAGAGCTGGAAGGACGAGGGCCGGCTCATCGAGCCCGAAGAGTCGGCGCAGGGGCTCCTGAAGTTCATAGAGCAGGCCGACCGGCTGCACGGCCGGTCCATACGGATCGGAGAGGCGGTGTAG
- a CDS encoding cyclic nucleotide-binding domain-containing protein, protein MHSIKDIANMFDETKWGKDFTRPEVEAIARFMSIHHYDKGQNIFKQGERQSYMAFIVDGRVDILKESLDDLEQIVVTLNPRTHFGEMAFVDDEPRSASATARDDVTLLVLSVDNFERILEQYPPIGIKMLRNIARMISQRLRMTTGKLVYTRV, encoded by the coding sequence GTGCATTCCATCAAAGATATCGCCAACATGTTCGACGAGACCAAGTGGGGCAAGGACTTCACGCGGCCTGAAGTGGAAGCCATCGCCCGCTTCATGTCCATCCACCACTACGACAAGGGCCAGAACATCTTCAAGCAAGGCGAACGCCAGAGCTACATGGCCTTTATCGTGGATGGCCGGGTGGACATCCTCAAGGAAAGCCTGGACGACCTGGAGCAGATCGTGGTCACCCTGAACCCGCGCACCCACTTCGGCGAGATGGCCTTTGTAGACGACGAGCCCCGCTCCGCCTCGGCCACGGCGCGCGACGACGTGACCCTGCTGGTGCTTTCGGTGGACAACTTCGAGCGCATCCTGGAGCAGTACCCGCCCATCGGCATCAAAATGCTGCGGAACATCGCCCGAATGATCAGCCAGCGGCTGCGCATGACCACGGGCAAGCTCGTCTACACCCGCGTGTAG
- a CDS encoding TraB/GumN family protein, translating into MLRHASSPEVRRLAPILCLLAVLVWPAPAIGQEPAGHPLMLWEATLPESNATVHLLGTIHEAPPDLYPLDSGYEEAFDKADTLVVEVNIAAVDMATVGNKVRKLSMLPDGVTLAEVIGPELWQLLTERLAGMQRPGLTPERVSSLQPLPVAFMLLTESLAKVQGQRGLGIEAYFLERALEKDLPVGELEGMLFQVELFASIPLEQQTSYLAMILDHGVEELGENFITMADAWKAGDLDTLAEYVRMERGSDPALGPFYDAILEGRNPHMAKKVLDYLHRGGDTLVLVGAAHLAGDTGILALLQNAGVRIRRLDSRGLDAPAPES; encoded by the coding sequence GTGCTCCGCCACGCCTCATCCCCCGAGGTACGACGTCTCGCGCCCATCCTCTGCTTGCTCGCCGTTCTCGTCTGGCCTGCGCCGGCCATCGGCCAGGAGCCGGCCGGCCACCCGCTCATGCTCTGGGAGGCTACCCTCCCGGAGAGCAATGCCACGGTCCATTTGCTGGGCACCATCCACGAGGCCCCGCCGGACCTCTACCCGCTGGACTCAGGGTACGAGGAGGCGTTCGACAAAGCCGACACCCTTGTGGTGGAAGTGAACATCGCGGCCGTGGACATGGCTACCGTGGGGAATAAGGTGCGCAAGCTCTCCATGCTGCCCGACGGCGTCACCCTGGCGGAGGTCATCGGCCCGGAGCTCTGGCAGTTGCTCACGGAACGGCTCGCCGGGATGCAACGCCCCGGCCTCACGCCGGAGCGCGTCAGCTCGCTGCAACCGCTGCCCGTGGCCTTCATGCTGCTCACGGAGTCTCTGGCCAAGGTGCAGGGCCAGCGTGGCCTGGGTATCGAGGCGTACTTTCTGGAACGCGCACTGGAGAAAGACCTGCCCGTGGGCGAGCTGGAGGGCATGCTCTTCCAGGTCGAGCTCTTCGCCTCCATCCCGCTGGAGCAGCAGACCAGCTACCTGGCCATGATCCTGGACCACGGCGTGGAAGAGCTTGGCGAGAACTTCATCACCATGGCCGATGCCTGGAAAGCCGGGGACCTGGATACCCTGGCCGAGTACGTGCGCATGGAGCGTGGCTCCGACCCGGCGCTGGGACCGTTCTACGACGCCATCCTCGAAGGCCGCAATCCGCACATGGCGAAAAAGGTCCTGGACTATCTGCACCGCGGCGGCGACACCCTCGTGCTGGTCGGCGCGGCGCATCTGGCCGGAGACACGGGCATCCTGGCCTTGCTGCAAAACGCCGGCGTCCGCATCCGGCGGCTCGATTCCCGTGGACTCGACGCGCCTGCCCCCGAGAGCTGA
- the fusA gene encoding elongation factor G codes for MAKSLETQRTYALIGTGGTGKTSLAEMLLFQSKSINRLGRIEEGSTSLDYEPEETKRGGSVQPGFANFEWKGGLHYLVDVPGDNNFVGDMAHLLTAADAVIFTVDAVDGVRPLAKKFWDQAREAGLPAIVFINKMDRDRADFNTVMDGLTSILGIKPVMLGLPIGAQSEFSGIVDVLDNTAWIFGEDGAVTKGDIPADMAEEAQTLRETTIENIAESDEELMEIYFEEGGLSPENIQKGLHKGVLSGEVVPVIAGSALENKGGQRLLDAIADLLPSPLERAPWTGADGSERASSPDEKVAAFAFKTLADPFAGQVTLFRVLSGNMTADTVYGNPRKGESERVGQLIHITGKTHTPSKEAAGPGAIVGVSKLKVTSTGDTLVAEKDSFMLEPPAVTPPLITYALAPKEKGDEDKVYQAMQKLQVEDITLSLSRDEESSDVLISGMGQLHIETAVERAKRRYKVDIVLKTPKVPYRETIRGKADVQGRHKKQSGGRGQFGDCFIRMEPTSRGEGYTFEDAIVGGAIPRQYIPAVDKGIQEASARGYLAGFPVVDFKVTLYDGSYHSVDSSEMAFKVAGSLAFKKAMETAQPVLLEPIMLVTVSVPDSYMGDVIGDLSSRRGKVLGSDSQTGITEIKAHVPMSEILRYAPDLRSMTGGQGTFAMEFDHYEEAPPPVADKVIEESKAAEE; via the coding sequence ATGGCCAAATCCTTGGAAACTCAGAGAACATATGCTCTGATCGGCACAGGAGGAACCGGCAAGACGTCCCTTGCCGAAATGCTGCTCTTCCAGTCGAAGTCCATCAACAGGCTCGGCAGAATCGAGGAAGGTTCCACTTCCCTGGATTACGAGCCCGAAGAGACCAAGCGCGGCGGCTCCGTTCAGCCGGGCTTTGCCAACTTCGAATGGAAGGGCGGCCTCCACTACCTTGTTGATGTCCCTGGCGACAACAACTTTGTCGGCGACATGGCCCACCTGCTCACGGCCGCCGACGCCGTGATCTTCACCGTGGACGCTGTTGACGGCGTCCGCCCCCTCGCCAAGAAGTTCTGGGACCAGGCCCGCGAAGCCGGCCTGCCCGCCATCGTGTTCATCAACAAGATGGACCGCGACCGCGCCGACTTCAACACCGTCATGGACGGCCTGACCTCCATCCTGGGCATCAAGCCCGTGATGCTGGGCCTGCCCATAGGCGCGCAGTCGGAGTTCTCCGGCATCGTGGACGTCCTGGACAACACCGCCTGGATCTTCGGAGAAGACGGCGCCGTGACCAAGGGCGACATCCCCGCGGACATGGCCGAAGAGGCGCAGACCCTGCGCGAGACCACCATCGAGAACATCGCCGAGAGCGATGAAGAGCTCATGGAGATCTACTTCGAGGAGGGCGGGCTCTCCCCGGAGAACATCCAGAAGGGTCTGCACAAGGGCGTGCTCAGCGGCGAGGTCGTACCAGTCATCGCCGGCAGCGCCCTGGAGAACAAGGGTGGCCAACGCCTGCTGGACGCCATCGCCGACCTTCTGCCCAGCCCGCTGGAGCGCGCACCCTGGACCGGCGCTGACGGTTCCGAGCGCGCCTCTTCTCCAGACGAGAAGGTCGCGGCATTCGCCTTCAAGACGCTGGCAGACCCCTTTGCCGGCCAGGTCACTCTCTTCCGCGTGCTTTCCGGCAATATGACGGCCGACACCGTGTACGGCAACCCGCGCAAGGGCGAGTCCGAACGCGTGGGCCAGCTCATCCACATCACCGGCAAGACCCACACCCCAAGCAAGGAGGCCGCGGGCCCCGGCGCCATCGTCGGCGTGTCCAAGCTCAAGGTCACCAGCACGGGCGACACCCTCGTGGCCGAGAAGGACTCCTTCATGCTGGAGCCGCCGGCGGTCACGCCCCCGCTCATTACCTACGCCCTGGCGCCCAAGGAAAAGGGCGACGAGGACAAGGTCTACCAGGCCATGCAGAAGCTCCAGGTGGAGGATATCACCCTCTCCCTTTCCCGCGATGAGGAATCGAGCGACGTACTCATCTCCGGCATGGGCCAGCTGCACATCGAAACCGCCGTGGAGCGCGCCAAGCGCCGCTACAAGGTGGACATCGTGCTGAAGACCCCCAAGGTCCCCTACCGCGAGACCATCCGCGGCAAGGCTGACGTGCAGGGCCGGCACAAGAAGCAGTCCGGCGGACGCGGCCAGTTCGGCGACTGCTTCATCCGCATGGAGCCCACCTCCCGTGGCGAAGGCTACACCTTCGAGGACGCCATCGTGGGAGGCGCCATTCCGCGGCAGTACATCCCGGCCGTGGACAAGGGCATCCAGGAAGCGTCCGCGCGCGGCTACCTGGCCGGTTTCCCGGTGGTGGACTTCAAGGTCACCCTCTACGACGGCTCCTACCACTCCGTGGACTCCTCGGAGATGGCCTTCAAGGTGGCCGGCTCGCTGGCCTTCAAAAAAGCCATGGAGACGGCCCAGCCCGTGCTCCTGGAGCCCATCATGCTCGTCACGGTCTCCGTGCCGGACAGCTACATGGGCGACGTCATCGGCGACCTCTCCAGCCGACGTGGCAAGGTGCTCGGCTCCGACTCCCAGACCGGCATCACCGAGATCAAGGCCCACGTGCCCATGAGCGAGATCCTGCGCTACGCCCCGGACCTGCGGTCCATGACCGGCGGCCAGGGCACCTTCGCCATGGAGTTCGACCACTACGAGGAGGCGCCGCCGCCAGTGGCCGACAAGGTCATCGAGGAGAGCAAGGCGGCCGAGGAATAA
- a CDS encoding lysophospholipid acyltransferase family protein, whose translation MTLIRTLWFYALLVPSTMVFSFIAICGGVLKSRAVCKWVERNWSAFTLWTVGVRVEADLAALPEKGPLVVIANHQSQFDIFLLFYVLARYPLSFVAKKSLFRIPLLGPAMLAAGHVPIDRANNREAMKAMNVAAERAQQGFCPVVFPEGTRQTDTSRLGEFKTGGSILAIKTGAPIAPVIIHGSGGILPANGFMLGKNRRVTVRALEPISPGAYTLKQRDQLSSDLHDIMSGAYRDLASKHTGDPTP comes from the coding sequence ATGACCCTGATTCGAACGCTCTGGTTTTACGCACTCCTCGTGCCGTCCACCATGGTCTTCTCCTTCATCGCCATCTGCGGCGGCGTGCTCAAGAGCCGCGCCGTGTGCAAGTGGGTGGAGCGCAACTGGAGCGCCTTCACCCTGTGGACCGTGGGCGTCCGCGTGGAGGCCGATCTTGCCGCCCTGCCCGAGAAGGGGCCGCTGGTCGTTATCGCCAACCACCAGAGCCAGTTCGACATCTTCCTGCTCTTCTACGTGCTGGCCCGCTATCCCCTGAGCTTTGTGGCCAAGAAGAGCCTGTTCCGCATTCCGCTGCTGGGACCGGCCATGCTGGCCGCCGGCCACGTGCCCATCGACCGCGCCAACAACCGCGAGGCAATGAAGGCCATGAACGTAGCCGCCGAGCGCGCGCAGCAGGGTTTCTGCCCCGTTGTCTTCCCCGAAGGCACCCGCCAGACCGACACGTCCCGGCTGGGCGAGTTCAAGACAGGCGGCTCCATTCTGGCCATCAAGACCGGCGCGCCCATCGCCCCGGTGATCATCCACGGCTCGGGCGGCATCCTGCCGGCCAACGGCTTCATGCTCGGCAAGAACCGCCGGGTCACTGTCCGCGCGCTGGAGCCCATCTCCCCCGGAGCGTACACCCTCAAGCAGCGCGACCAGTTGAGCAGCGACCTGCATGACATAATGAGCGGGGCATATCGGGACCTCGCTTCCAAACATACCGGAGACCCCACACCATGA
- a CDS encoding ribonuclease J, with the protein MSSTSPVTITPLGGLGEIGMNCMTVASDDHMIVVDCGLMFPDDYMLGIDVVIPRFDHILENKDRLRGIVLTHGHEDHIGALPWLLPYVDVPVYGSTFTLALVEGKLREHNLDRFVELREVAAGDRIELGDIAVNFFPVCHSIIQGFGLGIETPAGRLVHTGDFKIDPNPLHGNSTDLDSFREFSREGALLLLSDSTNVEREGHAPNEREIMSALSEIFRDAKGRIIITLFSSHIQRMQEVFDLAWQTGRKVAVSGRSIMANIETARRLGFLSIAEGVYVDMDQLVDLPDEECVLLVTGSQGEPLSALTRIASGEHRQLKIQKGDMVILSSRFIPGNVRAITRVINNLYRLGAEVLYERIASIHASGHAFKEELRLMLETVRPKFFVPVHGEYRHLVKHSRLAQACGVARERTMVLEDGQPITFQPEGGIRFEESTPVDKIYVDGKGVGDVGATVIKERQLLGGEGLVIVFMVVDGEGWEILVGPNVESKGFVFEQHYSHLLDDAKCIVLDIFEAIPPGEETKLKERIRSSLRRFFRKILERDPVVVPLVVVI; encoded by the coding sequence ATGAGCTCGACAAGCCCCGTTACGATTACCCCCCTGGGAGGCCTGGGCGAGATCGGCATGAACTGCATGACCGTGGCCAGCGACGACCACATGATCGTGGTTGATTGCGGCCTGATGTTTCCCGACGACTACATGCTCGGCATCGACGTGGTGATCCCGCGTTTCGACCATATCCTTGAGAACAAAGACAGGCTGCGCGGCATCGTGCTCACCCACGGCCACGAGGACCACATCGGCGCCCTGCCCTGGCTCCTGCCTTACGTGGATGTGCCGGTCTACGGCTCCACCTTCACCCTCGCCCTGGTGGAGGGCAAGCTGCGCGAGCACAACCTGGACCGCTTTGTGGAGCTGCGCGAGGTGGCCGCCGGCGACCGCATCGAGCTCGGCGACATCGCCGTGAACTTCTTTCCGGTCTGCCACTCCATCATCCAGGGCTTCGGCCTGGGCATCGAGACCCCGGCCGGCAGGCTGGTGCACACCGGCGATTTCAAGATCGACCCCAACCCCCTGCACGGCAACTCCACCGACCTGGACTCCTTCCGCGAGTTCTCCCGCGAAGGCGCCCTGCTGCTGCTTTCCGACTCCACCAACGTGGAGCGCGAGGGCCACGCCCCCAACGAGCGCGAGATCATGTCCGCCCTGTCCGAGATCTTCAGGGACGCCAAGGGCCGCATCATCATCACCCTCTTCTCCAGCCACATCCAGCGCATGCAGGAGGTCTTCGACCTCGCCTGGCAGACCGGCCGCAAGGTCGCGGTGAGCGGCCGCTCCATCATGGCCAACATCGAGACCGCCCGGCGGCTGGGCTTTCTCTCCATTGCCGAGGGCGTGTACGTGGATATGGACCAGCTCGTGGACCTGCCCGACGAAGAGTGCGTGCTTCTGGTCACCGGCTCCCAGGGCGAGCCTCTGTCCGCGCTCACACGCATCGCCTCCGGCGAGCATCGCCAGCTCAAGATCCAAAAGGGCGACATGGTCATCCTTTCCTCGCGCTTCATTCCGGGCAATGTCCGCGCCATCACCCGCGTCATCAACAACCTCTACAGGCTCGGCGCGGAGGTGCTGTACGAGCGCATCGCCTCCATCCACGCCTCGGGCCACGCCTTCAAGGAAGAGCTGCGGCTGATGCTGGAGACGGTGCGGCCCAAGTTCTTCGTGCCCGTACACGGCGAGTACCGCCATCTGGTCAAGCACTCGCGCCTGGCGCAGGCCTGCGGCGTGGCGCGGGAGCGCACCATGGTCCTGGAGGACGGCCAACCCATCACCTTCCAGCCGGAAGGCGGCATCCGCTTCGAGGAAAGCACGCCCGTGGACAAGATCTACGTGGACGGCAAGGGCGTGGGCGATGTGGGCGCCACCGTGATCAAGGAGCGCCAGCTTCTGGGCGGCGAAGGTCTGGTCATCGTCTTTATGGTGGTGGACGGCGAGGGCTGGGAGATCCTCGTGGGCCCCAACGTGGAGTCCAAGGGCTTTGTCTTCGAGCAGCACTACTCCCACCTGCTGGACGACGCCAAGTGCATTGTCCTGGACATCTTCGAGGCCATTCCTCCGGGCGAGGAGACCAAGCTGAAGGAGCGCATCCGCTCGTCCCTGCGGCGCTTTTTCCGAAAGATACTGGAGCGCGACCCCGTGGTGGTTCCACTGGTGGTCGTCATCTGA
- the tsf gene encoding translation elongation factor Ts codes for MAITAQMVKELREKTGAGMMDCKKALVEADGDEQKAIEELRKKGLSKAAKKAGRSTSEGLIALAQEGDKSAAIVELLCETDFVARNEQFQATLTAMAESVAAAAPACGADHGVVHSPCDECWLNHEVGGGKTVADKVKDLIAVLGENMQAGRYARIELDGHGAIGSYVHMNSKIGVIVELKTLKAESAESAEFQALAKDIAMQIAASSPVCVASTEVPQDLLDRERAIYRDQALGEGKPENVVEKIVEGRVNKYFKEICLLDQPFIKEDKKSISQLIKEVSKSLNDTIEIGRFARLQVGEDAE; via the coding sequence ATGGCTATTACCGCTCAAATGGTCAAGGAGCTCCGGGAGAAAACCGGAGCCGGGATGATGGACTGCAAAAAAGCTCTCGTAGAGGCCGACGGCGACGAGCAGAAGGCCATCGAGGAACTCCGCAAAAAGGGCCTGTCCAAGGCCGCCAAGAAGGCCGGCCGCTCCACCAGCGAGGGCCTCATCGCTCTGGCCCAGGAAGGCGACAAGTCCGCCGCCATTGTGGAGCTTCTGTGCGAGACCGACTTCGTCGCCCGCAACGAGCAGTTCCAGGCAACCCTGACCGCCATGGCCGAGTCCGTGGCGGCTGCTGCGCCTGCCTGCGGCGCCGACCACGGCGTTGTGCACTCCCCCTGCGACGAGTGCTGGCTGAACCATGAAGTCGGCGGCGGCAAGACCGTGGCCGACAAGGTCAAGGACCTCATCGCCGTGCTCGGCGAGAACATGCAGGCCGGCCGCTACGCCCGCATCGAGCTGGATGGCCACGGCGCCATCGGCAGCTACGTGCACATGAACAGCAAGATCGGCGTCATCGTCGAGCTCAAAACCCTCAAGGCCGAGAGCGCCGAGTCCGCCGAGTTCCAGGCCCTGGCCAAGGACATCGCCATGCAGATCGCCGCCTCCAGCCCGGTCTGCGTCGCTTCCACCGAGGTTCCGCAGGACCTGCTGGACCGCGAGCGCGCCATCTACCGCGACCAGGCCCTGGGCGAAGGCAAGCCCGAGAACGTGGTCGAGAAGATCGTCGAAGGCCGCGTCAACAAGTACTTCAAGGAAATCTGCCTGCTCGATCAGCCCTTCATCAAGGAAGACAAGAAGTCTATCTCCCAGCTGATCAAGGAGGTCTCCAAGTCACTCAACGACACTATCGAGATCGGGCGTTTCGCCCGACTCCAAGTCGGCGAGGACGCGGAGTAA